The proteins below come from a single Juglans regia cultivar Chandler chromosome 12, Walnut 2.0, whole genome shotgun sequence genomic window:
- the LOC108997565 gene encoding BES1/BZR1 homolog protein 2-like — MSGVGSSGRLPTWKERENNKRRERRRRAIAAKIYAGLRAEGNYKLPKHCDNNEVLKALCGEAGWLVEDDGTTYRKECKPPPAEIAATSINLSACSSLQPSPQSSNFASPIPSYHASPSSSSFPSPTRFDANPSSYLLPFLCNITSIPTNLPTLRMSNSAPVTPPLSSPTSKGSKRRPDWESLFNSSQNSFLHPLFAASAPASPTRRHHMTPATIPECDESDASTVDSGCGVSFQKVAHLAAPPSPTFNLMKPVAQQGFPQDVDGHGGLDWGAAAQRGTGSEFEFESGNVKPWEGERIHEVGGDDLALTLGSGKACC; from the exons ATGTCAGGCGTAGGGTCATCGGGGAGGTTACCGACgtggaaagagagggagaacaacaagaggagggagaggaggagaagagccATTGCTGCGAAGATATATGCTGGTCTCAGAGCTGAGGGTAACTATAAGCTGCCCAAACACTGCGACAACAACGAGGTCTTGAAGGCTCTCTGTGGCGAGGCCGGTTGGCTTGTCGAAGACGATGGCACCACTTATCGCAAG GAATGCAAGCCACCCCCAGCTGAGATTGCGGCCACTTCAATTAACCTCAGTGCATGTTCCTCTCTTCAACCAAGCCCACAATCCTCAAATTTTGCAAGTCCTATACCATCCTATCACGCCAGCCCCTCATCATCCTCATTTCCAAGCCCTACACGCTTTGATGCAAACCCCTCCTCTTACCTTCTGCCATTCCTCTGCAACATTACCTCCATTCCTACAAATCTCCCAACTCTTAGAATGTCTAACAGTGCTCCTGTAACCCCACCTCTTTCATCACCAACCTCTAAGGGCTCAAAGCGAAGACCTGACTGGGAATCTCTTTTCAATAGCTCCCAAAACTCATTTCTCCACCCTCTCTTTGCTGCCTCTGCCCCCGCAAGCCCCACACGACGCCACCATATGACACCTGCCACAATACCAGAGTGTGATGAATCTGATGCTTCCACAGTTGACTCAGGTTGCGGGGTCAGTTTCCAGAAAGTTGCACATCTAGCAGCTCCTCCTTCACCGACGTTTAATTTGATGAAACCGGTGGCCCAGCAGGGTTTCCCCCAAGATGTTGATGGGCATGGAGGCCTAGACTGGGGGGCTGCAGCACAGAGAGGGACAGGCTCAGAATTTGAGTTTGAGAGTGGCAACGTGAAGCCATGGGAGGGCGAGAGAATTCATGAAGTAGGAGGGGATGATCTGGCGCTTACACTAGGGAGTGGGAAAGCCTGTTGTTAA